TGTTCCTCTCATAAGTGCTTCTCGCATAGGTAATGGTAAGAACTACAATCCATCTGGAATGAATTGTAGTGCAGCGTTGGCGTCAACCGATACTATTAATGATCATTGTCACATGATTCAAAAGGATTTGATCGGCTTGCATAGCGCAATAACCACGGTTTCCGATACATTTACTTATGTGCTCTTATACTTAAAAGATAGTTCTCCTTAGCACAATTAATGGACGCACTTAGAATACACTAGCGGATAGATCTATTTGGAGAATGATAATGCATATCAATAGCATATCCGCATACATTCGGATATCGTTTACTCCGCGCTCTTGCACAGTACTGCGTCTAGGAGTGCTGCTCGTGCTACTGGTTGCCTGGGCTAGCTGGTTTTGGCTCAGCCAACCCCAGGCCAGTTGGCCAGTCGCATACGCCTACCCAATGCGCTTAAGCCCCAATGGCCAGCTCATCGCACTCCCGTCTCGCGCGCAATCTGCTGTGCCAGACGCGCCAGCTGATACCATTGAACTACGCAGTTGGGCAACCGCTACGACCGTTCGAACCTTTGCCACACCGAATGTGCTGAACATCGCCTGGAGTGCGAACGGGCAGCTACTCGCAGCCACCAGTAGCACTGCACAACTGTGGCTTTGGGACATCGATGATACAGTGCCGAAAGTCGTAACTGAGGGAGGAAATTGGCTGTCGTTTAGCCCTGATCAGCAATTGCTCGCAATTGGCCGCGATCAGGGTGTCATTCAGGTGCGCAGTGCCCATGACGGTAAGCTGCTTCGAACGTTCCAAGAAGCGCGAACGGTTCGTTCATTAGCCTTCAGCCCTAATGGCACAATACTCGTTTCGGACGGTAGCGATGTAATCTTCTGGCGGGTGCGCGACGGCGGTATTATACGCCGCCTGGGTGAGATCAATCCTACCGCGCTGGCGTTTAGCCCCGACGGCGTGTGGCTGGCGGTCGGTATCTATGCGGCTAATGGCGGCGAGGTGCATCTCTGGCGTGTTGATTCGACCGCTACCCAACCCGAACAGATCTACACCTCGCGCGATACGATTTCAGCGCTGGCATTCAGCCACGATGGGCAACTGCTCGCCGCCGCCGGCGGCACGCCTGGGAGCGGCTCGTTCCTCAAGCTGTTTCCCGATTGGCCGCGCCATAACCCGATCACGATCTGGCGCGTACGCGACGGCGCCCGCGTGCAGACGCTGGCCGGGCACCTGCACGGCACCAGCCCGCTGCAGTTTACCCCCGACGATCGACAGCTCGTCTCGGGCGGCGGCGACCATACCATCCGCGTCTGGCGAGTGCTGCCGATCGACCCGCTGCTGGTGTGGGGCTGGCGGCTGGCGCTGGCATTGGCATTGGGGCTGCTGGCCTGGCGCTGGCTACGCAACTACTGGCGGCGGCACAGGGCACCGGCGGTGTAACCCAGGCACGACTGTGGCGGCTACCACTGCGCTGCGGCAAGGTTGAGCACACCTATGCAACCGAATCGGCCCCTTCCGCTTGCTGGCACCGGCGATCTGCTCGACGCGGCGTTGCGCCTGTACCGGGCACATTTCGTGCGCTGGCTGGCTATCGCGGCGCTGCCGGCGCTAGCCTACGCCGCACTGTGGTATACTGCCGCGCTGCTGGTACACGCCGATCCACCCATCGGCGATGTGGCGATCTGGCTGCGCGTGCCGATCCTCCGCGCCGCGAACCAGCTGCACGATATTGCCACTTTTACCTCGCTGCCACAGCTTGCATTTCCCTCGTGGCTGGGGCTGCTCGACCTGGCCGTGCTCCAACCGTTAGCTGCCGGCGCGCTGATCGCCGCGATCGATGCCGCTGCGCGCACCGGCCAGCCGCTCAGCATCGGCGCGGCCTACCGCGCCAGCCTGCCGCGCGCCGGCAGCCTGGTCAATGCGGCACTGCCGCTACTGGCCATCCGCGCCGTGCTGATCATCCTGTTTGGGGTGGCAGGCGTTGGCGCGCTGCTGCTTGCCTCGGCGCTCTACGACGGCGCCGATAGCTGGATCGTGGCGCTGGTGGCCGCACTCGGTATCGGGCTGCCGGTGCTCCTATGCGGCCTGACGCTGCGGCTGTACGCGCGGCTGGTGCTGGCGCCTACCATCATCATGGCCGAGCAGACTAATCCGCTGGCCGCTTATGCCCGCAGCCGCGCACTCACCCGGCGCAAGCGACTGGCGGTGCTCGCCGCGATTGTGCCGATCGGGCTGCTGGCGCAGGCCATCATTGATCTGCCGATCTACCTACTGTACCATGTGCCAGGTGCGCTGCGCACGACTGCCTGGCCGTGGTGGATGCGCTTGTCTAGCCTGGCAACCCCCGCATCGCCATTGCTCGATGCCGGCCTGGTGCTGGCGTATGGCCTGACGCTGATAGTGACATTGTCGCTGAAGAGCTGTGTAGGCTACATGCTGTACCAGGCGCTGTGCGGCACCGCAGCTGACGACGCCCAGGATAGTGATTGAGGGTCGCGGAATCTCGCAACGATCCCGTGTGCGTTCGTCCGTCGTAGGTAGTTGACCACATACCACGGTAATAGCCGCCGACATATAGCATCGTGGTGTCGACTCTACAGCAAGGAGTAGCTCAATGCATTGCCCTATGTGTGATGCGCTCATCCCCAACGATGCCCAATTCTGCATCATCTGCGGGGCCGCGATTACTGCGGCCGAGACTGGCCCGACCCAGCACTTACGTGCAACGCAGCCGCTCGCACTGGATCCGGCCAACATCACCTCCGCGTTCACGTTACCAGGATTTCGCCTGGTTCGATCGCTCGGGATCGTCCGCGGTCTCACTGTCCGATCGGCCAGCTTCAAAGGGCAAATTGCTGCCGCGTTTCAATCGCTGGCCGGCGGCACGATTCGGACGATGACCACGGTCTGCGAACATGCCCGTACCGAAGCGTATCTCATGGCGGTCGAGCATGCGGCCCAATTAGGCGCGAATGCGATTGTGGGGTTTGGCTACGATACAACGGAAATTGCCCAGGGCATGACCGAAGTGCTGGCGTATGGCACGGCGGTTATTGTAGAGGTTGATGATCCGAGCGCCGCGCCGACGAATCTGCGGCGCGGTTAGCTTTTATTGGTGCGCTGATCGGCTTGATCTGTAGCACGCATCGAGCGCACGCCAAAACCGCGCCACTCAGCCAGCCTCTGAGCGCCGATCGGCCGACTCGGGCGGCGCCTCAAGCAGGGCAGCCGCCTGCGCGGCCTGCGCAGGGGTGTTGACGTTGACAAACGAGCGCCCGGCCGGGTCGTAGCGCTGCAGCACGGCGGGTTCGAGGTAGGCCACGCGCACCTGCGGAAAAAACGCAGCGATCTGGCGCTGGCCGCGCTCGAGCGCGGCGCGCATAGGCTCCAGGCAGCCCGTGCCATAGATCGCGTGCAGGGTCTCGAGCCCAAGCGCGTTGCGAGTGCTGCCCGGCTCGGCCGAGCGCGGCACCAGCACATCGTAGTCGCGCGGGTGGGCCAGCATAGCGCCCAGCAGCTCGGCGCTGAGAAACGGCATATCGCAGGCCACCGCCAGCGCGTGCTGGTGCCGCACAGCAGCCAGGCCGCTGTAGATCCCGCCAAGCGCACCACCGTCGGCGAACACATCCGGCACCAGCCGGCCCGGCAGCCCTGGCCAGGCCTCGGGGTCGTTCAGCACCACCACCAGGTCATCGCACAGCCACGCCAGCAGCGCGAGCGTGTGCTCGAGCAGCGTCGGCCCGGCGGCGCCCCACAGCCGCAGCCGGCGCTTGTCGTTGCCCAGCCGGCGGCTCTGCCCACCCGCCAGCACAATCGCGCTGGCCGAAGAATACTGCGCCATTGGTCGCCCTTTCTACGCAGGCTATTGCTGCTGCGTTACACGCGTGCTCGTTTGCGGTTTTGCTCATCATTCCTTCATCCGCACCAACCTGCCCGCCCCCCTACGCATATGCTATGATACTGGTTACGCTTCTAGGGCTAGGGTAGAAGGGTAGAAGGGTAGAAGGGTAGAAGGTTGGAAGGTTAACCCGCAAACCTGCAACTCGAGCCAACCTGCAACTCGAGCCAACCTGCAACTCGAGCCAACCTGCAACCTGCAACTCGAGCCAACCCGCAAACCTGCAACCGGAGACAGCACATGGCCCATACGGTTGCCCGGTATATATTGGCGGCACTCATCGCGCTGCTCGCGCTCCTTGCGCCGGCCCTGGCGCTGGCCCATGGCGGCCACACCGGGCCGTCGCAAACATTCACCCAGGAGCTTGGCGCGTACGAGGTCGCAATCACGGTTGAGGTGCCGCCGGGCGCGCCCGCTCCGCTCTACCTGAACATCGCGCCGCAAGACGACATGGCCGGCACGACCATGCGGTTTCGTGCGGCGCCGCGCGGCCAATCGTTCGACGGCGCGCCCGAGGCCCAGCTCCAGGGCATGGCCGGCCCGCAGGGGATCTACTACACCGAGCTGGCGGTCGACCGGCTGGGCGACTGGGAGATCGAGGCACGTGTCGATGGCCCGCGCGGCGGCGGCGTGGCGCGCATCCCGTTCTCGATCACGGTCGCGCCGCTGCCGGCCGGCTCGATCGGGCTGTTCGTGGCGCTGGGCGGCCTGGTGCTGACCATGCTCGCCAGCATGGGCCTGTCGGCGCTCGGCCGGCGCGGCGCGCACCGGCTGCCTGGCTGGCTCAGCTGGGCGGTGGGCCAGGCTATGTTCGCCTGCCTGATCGCGGCGGCGATCTTCGGCGCCCAGCAGCTCATCCCCATGATCCAGGGCGCGCAGGCCACTGCGGATCCAGCCACGCTGCCGGCCGGCCGGCCACACGCCAACCTGGCCCTGCACACCACCCCGGCGCTACCGCAGGCCGGCCAGCCGATCACGCTGACGCTCGACCTGAGCGACGGCTCGACCGGCCTGCCGATCGAAGACCTGGTCACCCACCACGATGCGCTGCTACACCTGATTGTGATCAGCCAGGACGGCGGCTTCTACCACCATACCCATCCGCCGCGCAGCGCGCCCGGCCGCTACACGATCGCGATCACGCCCGACCGGGCCGGGCGCTACACGGCCTACGCCGAGATCGAGCGGCGCGATAGCGGCACCCAGGTGATCACGCGCGACTTCGTGGTGGGCGGGGCGGCCGCCAGTGCGCCACAATTCCAGGGCGCCGGCCCGCGTACAATCGGCGATCTCCAGGTCGATGTCGAGCTGTCGAGCGCTGCGCCAGCCGCCGGCAAGCAGGTCACCTTCACATTCAGCTTCAGCCGCAACGGCAAGCCGGTTGACGACATGCAGCCCTGGCTGGGCATGGGCGGCCATCTGATCGCGCGCAGCGACGACGGCGCGCTGTTCGCGCATGTACACGCGCTCGGCCCGATGGCGCCGGCCGGGCTGCTGGCCACCGGCTACAACTACGGGCCTGATCTGCGCTTCGTCTATACTTTCCCCGAGCCGGGCCATTACCAGATCTGGGGCCAGTTCCGGCATAATGGCCAGGTCATTACCGTGCCACTGGCGATCGATGTAACCTGAACCGACTGGAGCGATAGCAACCTGCAACGATAGAGGAGTCGCATGCGACGGCTGATGTTTTTGATAACGGGCCTACTGCTGATGGGCGTACTTCTGGCGGCATGTGGCGGCAGCGGCATCACGCAAACGGCCGAGACCGACAGCTACACGGTGCAGCTCGCGCTCGACGACACGCGCTTCGGCGAGCGCACCGCCACAATCACCGTGAGCGCCAGATCGGGCGGCCCGGCGCAGGTCGACCAGGTGGTGATCGCGCCGCTGATGGAGTCGATGGGTATGGTTACGCCCGAGCAGGCCGCCCAGGCGCTCGGCGACGGCCGCTACCAGGCCAAGGGTGAATTCTTCACGATGCTCGGCGAGTGGGAGGTGGACGTGCGCATCTCGCGCGGCGGCAGCGACGAGGTCGCGCGCTTCAAGGTGCCAGTGACCACCGAGTAGCCGCAGGCGCATGTGGTTTCATCCGGCCCAGCGGCGGCTTGAGCTACGTGCGCTGCCGCAGCGCCTCGATCACCGCCGCGAAGTCGTCGTCGTCGTAGCCAAGGTTGCGGGCCAGCCGATACAGCTCACGCGCGGCCGCGACGGTCGGCATCGGCACGCCATACTCATCGGCGGCGCGCAGGGCGTAGGTGGCGTCTTTGTGCATCCAGCGCAGCGCGAAGTTGGTGTCGGCATAGCTGTGCGCAGCCATGAGGCCGATCTTACCCTTGACGATCGGGCTGCCCGGTGCGCCAGTGCTGATCAGCGCCACCACCTGCGCTAGATCGAGCCCGGCGCGCTCGGCCAGGGCCATCCCCTCGGCCAGCGCGGCCGTTTGCACCGCGCCCATCAGGTTATTGATCAGCTTCATCGTCGCGCCGGCGCCGGTGGCGCCAAAGTGGATGATCTGCTGGCTGATCGCCGCCAGCGCCGGGCGGGCGCGCTCGATCACAGCCGCATCGCCGCCGACCAGCAGCCGCAGCGCGCCGGCCTCGGCCGCGTCTTTACTCCCCGTCACCGGTGCATCGAGGAATGCCAGCCCACGCGCCGCCGCCAGCCCGGCCAGCTCGCGCACCCACTCGAGCGAGAGCGTGCTGCACTCGACCAGCACTGCGCCGGCTTGGGCGCCGGCCAGCGCGCCGTGCTCGCCCAGCCACACCGCGCGTGAAGCCGTGTCGTCGCCAACCATGGCAATAATAATCGCAGCGTCGTGGGCCGCCTCGCGCGGCGTTGGGGCCAGGCGGGCGCCTTGCGCGGCCAGCGGCGCGGCCTTGGCAGCGGTGCGGTTGTACACCGCCAGGGGCAAGCCGGCCTTGAGGATGTTCTGAGCCATGCCGTGGCCCATAACCCCAAGGCCAAGCAGTGCGATTGATTGCATGGTTCTACCGATCCTTGGGCACGATCTCGCGCGGATCGTGCGTGGGCGGCTTGTCGGCGGTAGCGGCCACCGCCTCGGCGCGCAGGCGGATGTGCAGATCCTTGAGCTGGCGCTGATCGACCGGCGAGGGCGCGCTGGTCATCAGGTCGATCGCCTGCTGCGTTTTCGGGAAGGCCATCACCTCGCGGATCGTCACCTCGTCGGCCAGCAGCATGGCCAGCCGGTCGATGCCGGGCGCGATGCCACCATGCGGCGGCGCGCCATACTCAAAGGCCTCGAGCATATGCCCAAACTGCGACTGAGCCGTCTCGCGGCTGATGCCGAGCAGGTCGAACAGCTTCTGCTGTACGTCGCGCTGGTGGATGCGGATCGAGCCGCCGCCGGCCTCGTAGCCGTTCAAGATCACGTCGTAGGCTTTGGCGCGCACCTTGCCGGGGTCGCTATCCATCAGCGGCAGGTCGTCGTCGTTAGGCGCGGTGAACGGGTGGTGTACTGCATCCCAGCGCTGCTCCTCGTCGTTCCACTCAACCAGCGGGAAATCGAGCACCCACGCAAACGCCAGCACGTCCGGGTCGGCCAGCCCCAGCCGCGCGCCAAACTCGCGGCGCAGCTTATCGAGTGCAGCTGCGACCACCTGCGGCCGATCGGCCACGATCAGCAGCAGATCGTCGAGCTGGCCGCCCATGCGCTCGACGATCGCGCCCAGCTCGCCGGGCGTGACCTGCTTGCCAAAGCTCGAGCGGATCTGCTCGGGCGCGCGGCCCTGCTGCAACGAGGCCCACAGCAGGCCCTTGGCGCCGGCCTGGCGGGCGATATCGGCCAGCTCGTCGAGCTGCTTGCGCGAGTAGCCGCCAACGCCCGGCACGCGAATGCCCTTGATATGGCCACCGCTATCGAGCGTGCTGCGGAACAGTGCGAACTGGCTGGGCGCCAGCAGATCGCCGAGGTCGTTCAGCTCGAGGCCATAGCGCAGGTCGGGCTTATCCGAGCCATAGCGCGCCATCGCCTCGGCGTAAGTCAGGCGCGGGAACGGCACCACCACGCGCTTATGCGGCGTGACTTCGTTGACCAGCTCGATGAACAGGCGCTCGATCAGCTTGAGCACATCTTCCTGGTCGACAAAGCTCAGCTCCATGTCGAGCTGGGTGAACTCGGGCTGGCGATCGGCGCGCAGGTCCTCATCGCGGAAGCAGCGCGCGATCTGGAAGTAGCGGTCGTAGCCCGCAACCATCAGCAGCTGTTTGAGCTGCTGCGGGCTCTGCGGCAAGGCGTAGAACTCGCCGGGGTGGACGCGGCTAGGCACCAGGTAATCGCGCGCGCCCT
The sequence above is drawn from the Candidatus Kouleothrix ribensis genome and encodes:
- a CDS encoding YbjQ family protein — translated: MCDALIPNDAQFCIICGAAITAAETGPTQHLRATQPLALDPANITSAFTLPGFRLVRSLGIVRGLTVRSASFKGQIAAAFQSLAGGTIRTMTTVCEHARTEAYLMAVEHAAQLGANAIVGFGYDTTEIAQGMTEVLAYGTAVIVEVDDPSAAPTNLRRG
- a CDS encoding molybdenum cofactor guanylyltransferase, whose translation is MAQYSSASAIVLAGGQSRRLGNDKRRLRLWGAAGPTLLEHTLALLAWLCDDLVVVLNDPEAWPGLPGRLVPDVFADGGALGGIYSGLAAVRHQHALAVACDMPFLSAELLGAMLAHPRDYDVLVPRSAEPGSTRNALGLETLHAIYGTGCLEPMRAALERGQRQIAAFFPQVRVAYLEPAVLQRYDPAGRSFVNVNTPAQAAQAAALLEAPPESADRRSEAG
- a CDS encoding FixH family protein — encoded protein: MRRLMFLITGLLLMGVLLAACGGSGITQTAETDSYTVQLALDDTRFGERTATITVSARSGGPAQVDQVVIAPLMESMGMVTPEQAAQALGDGRYQAKGEFFTMLGEWEVDVRISRGGSDEVARFKVPVTTE
- a CDS encoding NAD(P)-dependent oxidoreductase, with translation MQSIALLGLGVMGHGMAQNILKAGLPLAVYNRTAAKAAPLAAQGARLAPTPREAAHDAAIIIAMVGDDTASRAVWLGEHGALAGAQAGAVLVECSTLSLEWVRELAGLAAARGLAFLDAPVTGSKDAAEAGALRLLVGGDAAVIERARPALAAISQQIIHFGATGAGATMKLINNLMGAVQTAALAEGMALAERAGLDLAQVVALISTGAPGSPIVKGKIGLMAAHSYADTNFALRWMHKDATYALRAADEYGVPMPTVAAARELYRLARNLGYDDDDFAAVIEALRQRT
- the aspS gene encoding aspartate--tRNA ligase; this translates as MFRTHTCGELRPEHAGQEVLLAGWVHRRRDHGPLIFLDLRDRYGLTQVVFDSATAPEAHAVASQARSEFVLQVRGLAGRRPDEAINPDLPTGAIEVRAGVANILNASKTPPLYISKEGGEDEMLRLKYRYLDLRRERMQKNLILRHRMIKFIRDFLDREGFLEIETPILIKSTPEGARDYLVPSRVHPGEFYALPQSPQQLKQLLMVAGYDRYFQIARCFRDEDLRADRQPEFTQLDMELSFVDQEDVLKLIERLFIELVNEVTPHKRVVVPFPRLTYAEAMARYGSDKPDLRYGLELNDLGDLLAPSQFALFRSTLDSGGHIKGIRVPGVGGYSRKQLDELADIARQAGAKGLLWASLQQGRAPEQIRSSFGKQVTPGELGAIVERMGGQLDDLLLIVADRPQVVAAALDKLRREFGARLGLADPDVLAFAWVLDFPLVEWNDEEQRWDAVHHPFTAPNDDDLPLMDSDPGKVRAKAYDVILNGYEAGGGSIRIHQRDVQQKLFDLLGISRETAQSQFGHMLEAFEYGAPPHGGIAPGIDRLAMLLADEVTIREVMAFPKTQQAIDLMTSAPSPVDQRQLKDLHIRLRAEAVAATADKPPTHDPREIVPKDR